The proteins below come from a single Bombus fervidus isolate BK054 chromosome 15, iyBomFerv1, whole genome shotgun sequence genomic window:
- the LOC141445909 gene encoding LOW QUALITY PROTEIN: NADH dehydrogenase [ubiquinone] 1 alpha subcomplex subunit 5-like (The sequence of the model RefSeq protein was modified relative to this genomic sequence to represent the inferred CDS: substituted 2 bases at 2 genomic stop codons) yields the protein MSGLLKKSTNLTGLAVSVNPRVELRTLYDRILRLANLMLQDXIYRKSIESLVKERTDIILQNESVPDIEEKINQGQIXEQIIHAKNEINLMRDMLEYKPWESLMEKSPPHQWTWPPHK from the exons ATGTCAGGATTATTGAAAAAG TCGACGAACTTGACTGGACTCGCTGTATCTGTGAATCCTCGCGTGGAACTTCGTACATTGTATGATAGAATTTTACGGCTCGCGAATCTGATGCTACAAGACTAAATTTACAGGAAATCTATAGAAAGTTTGGTTAAGGAAAGGaccgatattatattacag AATGAAAGCGTTCCTGATATAGAGGAAAAGATAAACCAGGGACAAATATAAGAACAAATAATTCACGCAAAGAACGAAATCAACTTGATGCGCGATATGCTCGAGTACAAACCATGGGAGAGCTTGATGGAAAAATCTCCACCGCATCAGTGGACTTGGCCCCctcacaaataa
- the LOC139995172 gene encoding small ribosomal subunit protein uS7-like, giving the protein MADIETYDDIVVPTTTTLPVALSIAELPEIKLFGRWNCDDVEVNDISLQDYIAVKDKNAKYLPHSGGRYAAKRFRKAQCSIVERLTNSLMMHGRNNGKKLMAVRIVKHAFEIIHLLTGDNPLQVLVTAIINSGPREDSTRIGRAGTVRRQAVDVSPLRRVNQAIWLLCTGAREAAFRNIKTIAECLADELINAAKGSSNSYAIKKKDELERVAKSNR; this is encoded by the exons ATGGCTGATATAGAAACATATGATGATATAGTGGTACCTACCACTACAACTTTGCCAGTGGCACTTTCTATCGCAGAATTACCAGAGATCAAGTTATTTGGTCGTTGGAATTGCGATGATGTGGAGGTGAACGATATCTCCTTACAAGACTATATCgctgtaaaagataaaaatgcaaagtatCTACCACATTCTGGTGGACGTTATGCAGCAAAGCGATTTCGGAAAGCTCAATGTTCCATAGTTGAGCGTTTAACTAATTCGCTAATGATGCACGGAAGAAATAACGGCAAAAAGTTAATGGCAGTAAGAATTGTAAAACATGcctttgaaataattcacCTGCTAACGGGTGATAACCCTTTACag gttctTGTGACGGCTATCATTAACTCTGGGCCAAGGGAAGATTCCACGCGTATTGGTCGTGCTGGTACGGTTAGAAGACAAGCGGTGGATGTTTCTCCGCTACGACGAGTAAATCAAGCCATTTGGTTATTATGTACCGGTGCTAGGGAAGCCGCGTTCCGGAATATTAAGACGATTGCCGAATGTTTGGCGGATGAACTCATCAATGCTGCCAAAGGTTCGTCTAATTCTTACGCGAtcaagaagaaagacgaaCTCGAACGTGTTGCTAAATCAAATCGATAA
- the LOC141445896 gene encoding LOW QUALITY PROTEIN: NADH dehydrogenase [ubiquinone] 1 alpha subcomplex subunit 5-like (The sequence of the model RefSeq protein was modified relative to this genomic sequence to represent the inferred CDS: substituted 2 bases at 2 genomic stop codons) — protein sequence MSGLLKKSTNLTGLAVSVNPRVELRTLYDRILRLANLMLQDXIYRKSIESLVKERTDIILQNESVPDIEEKINQGQIXEQIIHAKNEINLMRDMLEYKPWESLMEKSPPHQWTWPPHK from the exons ATGTCAGGATTATTGAAAAAG TCGACGAACTTGACTGGACTCGCTGTATCTGTGAATCCTCGCGTGGAACTTCGTACATTGTATGATAGAATTTTACGGCTCGCGAATCTGATGCTACAAGACTAAATTTACAGGAAATCTATAGAAAGTTTGGTTAAGGAAAGGaccgatattatattacag AATGAAAGCGTTCCTGATATAGAGGAAAAGATAAACCAGGGACAAATATAAGAACAAATAATTCACGCAAAGAACGAAATCAACTTGATGCGCGATATGCTCGAGTACAAGCCATGGGAGAGCTTGATGGAAAAATCTCCACCGCATCAGTGGACTTGGCCCCctcacaaataa